The proteins below come from a single Sphingomonas carotinifaciens genomic window:
- a CDS encoding FAD/NAD(P)-binding protein — protein sequence MRTLDVTIIGMGACGVAAFAEAVARLRYERDTRVSFQLIERDDPARGLAFGTDQPGHRLNTESRLMGLYDHEAGDYRRWLEAREPLEPDSVVYARRSEYRRYLNHVLDRALADAREAGIAVTQHRDEAVRIDGNPARATVALAGGGQVATNVVLLAIGTPQAERFGDLDGKPGYFDFPWPSERLAKGIARDASVTILGSSLSAIDTLMTLLDEGHEGPVLMASRDGMLPRVEIPSPENGYERRHLTLEAIHRRLRTRGRCFSVVDLVRLFRREVEDLVGHAVDWRAVDRRGGDAAAGLREDIDAALSGDEPFQRILTAARHDATAIWNLLRPLDRKRFGKWVGPHFATMRFVMPMVNAERIRAAFDRGQLQVRGGVVDTSARDGGGFRTTFENGEDHDAPVVVNATGTAMVLEEMREPLIPDLLRREWLMPHPVGGARAHRGSGRIMTRDPASPRLYGVGQLLNGELRDTNSVWFNVETAARAVDDILHLR from the coding sequence TTGCGGACTCTGGACGTGACGATCATCGGCATGGGCGCGTGCGGCGTGGCGGCATTCGCCGAAGCGGTCGCCCGGCTGCGCTATGAGCGGGACACGCGGGTGTCGTTCCAGTTGATCGAGCGGGACGATCCGGCGCGCGGGCTGGCGTTCGGCACCGACCAGCCGGGGCACCGGTTGAACACCGAATCCCGGCTGATGGGATTATATGACCATGAAGCCGGGGATTATCGCCGCTGGCTGGAGGCGCGCGAGCCACTGGAGCCGGACAGCGTCGTCTATGCGCGGCGCAGCGAGTACCGCCGGTATCTGAACCATGTGCTGGACCGTGCGCTGGCCGATGCGCGCGAGGCCGGGATCGCGGTAACGCAGCACCGGGACGAGGCGGTGCGGATCGACGGCAATCCGGCGCGGGCGACTGTCGCGCTGGCGGGTGGTGGGCAGGTGGCGACCAACGTCGTGCTGCTGGCGATCGGCACGCCGCAGGCGGAACGCTTCGGCGACCTGGACGGCAAGCCCGGCTATTTCGACTTTCCCTGGCCGTCCGAGCGACTGGCCAAGGGCATAGCGCGGGATGCGTCGGTCACGATCCTGGGCAGTTCGCTGAGCGCGATCGACACGCTGATGACGCTGCTGGACGAGGGGCATGAGGGCCCCGTCCTGATGGCGTCGCGCGACGGCATGCTGCCGCGCGTCGAGATACCGTCGCCGGAGAACGGGTATGAGCGTCGCCACCTGACGCTGGAGGCGATCCACCGGCGGTTGCGGACGCGGGGGCGCTGCTTCTCAGTGGTCGATCTGGTGCGGCTGTTCCGGCGCGAGGTGGAGGATCTGGTCGGCCATGCGGTCGACTGGCGCGCGGTGGATCGGCGCGGCGGCGATGCGGCGGCGGGGCTGCGCGAGGATATCGACGCGGCGCTGAGCGGGGACGAGCCGTTCCAGCGCATCCTGACCGCCGCCCGCCACGACGCCACCGCGATCTGGAACCTGTTGCGCCCGCTGGATCGCAAGCGGTTCGGCAAATGGGTGGGGCCGCATTTCGCGACGATGCGCTTCGTGATGCCGATGGTGAATGCCGAGCGTATCCGTGCGGCGTTCGATCGCGGCCAGTTGCAGGTGCGCGGGGGCGTGGTGGATACCAGCGCGCGCGACGGGGGCGGGTTTCGCACCACCTTTGAAAATGGCGAGGATCATGACGCGCCGGTGGTGGTCAACGCGACGGGCACCGCGATGGTGCTGGAGGAAATGCGCGAGCCGCTGATCCCGGACCTGCTGCGCCGCGAATGGCTGATGCCGCACCCGGTCGGCGGGGCGCGCGCGCATCGGGGATCGGGGCGCATCATGACGCGCGATCCGGCATCGCCCCGGCTCTACGGCGTCGGGCAGTTGCTGAACGGCGAACTGCGCGACACCAATTCGGTGTGGTTCAACGTCGAGACCGCCGCGCGGGCGGTGGACGACATCCTGCACCTGCGCTGA
- a CDS encoding AEC family transporter, translated as MNPLGAIASHVLPLYGVLLFGWAIGKHTGGLARWISGLLVYALIPVLVLGNVQQAEVAQIAIITPLMFAVAAAMSLPAWWLSKRIGEDFDPRLLSASFSFFNVAFFGIPVVKALFGEAEISTVVCAYMGSALYGDTIGYYLIARSKVGGKRAATQALRVPLVYAMVAAIVLRVWEVPLPAVMETVQPGVSLAVSVLGMGVVGLGLGQAGEGRTEPRLLAKILALRQVSAAVLLALALGIEALAVGTLDRQDRIIVGLVALFPIAANITVFATLIDKNKREAAILIGASSAVSLILVAAVVGVAGGMLTG; from the coding sequence ATGAACCCCCTGGGCGCGATCGCGAGCCATGTGCTGCCGCTATATGGTGTGTTGCTGTTCGGATGGGCGATCGGCAAGCATACCGGCGGGCTGGCGCGCTGGATATCCGGGCTGCTCGTCTATGCGCTGATCCCGGTGTTGGTGCTGGGCAATGTGCAACAGGCGGAGGTGGCGCAGATCGCGATCATCACGCCGCTGATGTTCGCGGTCGCCGCCGCGATGAGCCTGCCGGCATGGTGGCTGTCGAAGCGGATCGGCGAGGATTTCGATCCTCGGCTGCTGTCGGCGTCCTTTTCCTTCTTCAACGTCGCGTTTTTCGGCATCCCCGTGGTCAAGGCGCTGTTCGGCGAGGCGGAGATATCGACGGTGGTGTGCGCCTATATGGGCAGCGCGCTTTATGGCGACACGATCGGCTATTATCTGATCGCGCGCAGCAAGGTGGGCGGCAAGCGTGCCGCGACGCAGGCGCTGCGCGTGCCGCTCGTCTATGCGATGGTCGCGGCCATCGTGCTGCGGGTGTGGGAGGTGCCCTTGCCCGCCGTGATGGAGACGGTGCAGCCGGGCGTGTCGCTGGCGGTGTCGGTGCTGGGCATGGGCGTCGTCGGGCTAGGACTGGGGCAGGCGGGGGAAGGCCGGACCGAGCCGCGATTGCTGGCCAAGATCCTGGCGCTGCGACAGGTGAGCGCGGCGGTGCTGCTGGCGCTGGCGCTGGGTATCGAGGCGCTGGCGGTGGGGACCCTGGACCGGCAGGACCGGATCATCGTCGGTCTGGTCGCGCTGTTCCCGATCGCGGCGAACATCACCGTCTTCGCCACGCTGATCGACAAGAACAAGCGCGAGGCGGCGATCCTGATCGGGGCGTCGAGCGCGGTGTCGCTGATCCTGGTCGCAGCGGTAGTGGGGGTCGCAGGCGGGATGCTGACCGGGTGA